From Cannabis sativa cultivar Pink pepper isolate KNU-18-1 chromosome 8, ASM2916894v1, whole genome shotgun sequence, a single genomic window includes:
- the LOC115700605 gene encoding uncharacterized protein LOC115700605: MTADVRESVVVNGGEVVIQEQSDRDLSPTCTVTSITHDPVNAKDDFDGSYVFVSDTDDRDKDLVDSDLNNGETLHLPVENNESVQLEEGEVVVVIEQSDHNGVNDDKVEGEGEKHDSNGECQTEKESIAVDQSEQQADNGVVEAVEFSNDLSTSDHKTEAETILVDQSEQPSHNGEVEATTDHEAEKEAVHIDQSEQPVHSGDVEAVEISRDLSTPDHKTENETVAIDQSEHPAHSGDGEVVEISGDLSTADRKIENEIVTDQSEQSAHNGDAEAVEISGQSSTPDHKIENDSIVIDQSEQPAHNGDVEDVQISCDLPSADHITENETVAVDQSEQPAHNAEVEAVEISSDLSTADHKTDNGTEVIVQSEPPAHIVEVEVEEDARAEDVRGSLTTESEMVAVDFPEQSTYNGEVEAVNDDKVQDKPDLAGDEKENLESDTGVTVAQSPAHQEEEKEQVEPSNEIPSEDSPGSSTNDLEQDPTATPCVEAEIKDLSISNESCDVVPAAVHEQNCISEDVVHENPAEENGPSALDNEKPLSVSEEVPVEGSQADNEVHLDRTLETPSCSEADQTTETEPNEGPLSENKGEGSPAGLEESISETVVITDLVDACQNTPVQTDESVENAESLTSSYDCSNALVSGEIAPDAIAENSDVDNEASLPAGDHSTCDVEDVRSETDTGKSNQESIEINPSSPANEVSFQPENSSNIEEIVESENSDRIPERAGSQSISWAESVDDDSSLPVVVAVDVKPESEVENASAVSERDMPGVDVAVLEGKDSESGVDSNHIPEHVGNDVESTCEEVASIDRTQKDEASTSLPEDSSEGQNVEVEVVKKPFYYMIRVPRFDDGDLREQINDAQLQVEERTKSRDSFRAHIQTKRAALKDFSDKVQALLKEERAARDLFKSKRQEMDSAVSEINKVKNALSVGDIDGRIRSMEHMIEHETLPLKEEKQYIREIKQLKQHREQLSSSMGTQDEIKQTLDQKDKIEERLKVLRKELDLLRDKLNKAEEATQIAKKSFKDENEKLNSILSQYRAADDVRQDAYAHLQSLRKQQYEKNKNFWRYKDDAKVALNLSLNGDKEQLQRLCLDQVERTMELWNNNDAFRREYIKWNTRSTIRRLRTLDGRALGPDEEPPVMPEIVNNRVNKDNHVKVASVPDVKQDFPVKVEKPDHKSVAKVVEREDRTAKTKAAAKSAISSGISPVTISDETKEKEKEKEKVKEEELRRSKEEEELARKADELARKAEELRKEEAAAKLKQLRKLEEKAKAKEAMDRKKKMAEKARVRAEIRAQKEAEEKEKERERRAKKKERKKATNETDVTNEEEVDSAPTSSSEVAAATPIESETKERSTTTAVKRPQKGSQFVKQSRAKSMPLPLRNRGKRKMQPWMWGALTLVVVVLALFLVGVGGFSYKSCLQWLGL, encoded by the exons ATGACGGCTGATGTTCGTGAATCTGTGGTCGTTAATGGCGGTGAGGTGGTGATTCAGGAACAGTCTGATCGGGATCTTAGCCCTACTTGTACTGTTACTTCTATTACTCACGATCCTGTCAATGCTAAGGACGATTTCGACGGTTCGTACGTTTTTGTTTCAGATACGGACGACAGGGATAAGGATCTCGTTGACTCTGATCTCAATAATGGGGAAACTCTTCACTTGCCTGTTGAAAATAATGAGAGTGTTCAATTGGAAGAGGGCGAGGTTGTAGTAGTCATTGAACAATCAGATCACAATGGTGTCAATGATGATAAGGTCGAGGGAGAAGGAGAAAAACATGACAGTAATGGTGAATGTCAAACAGAGAAGGAGTCGATTGCCGTTGACCAATCTGAGCAACAAGCTGACAATGGCGTGGTGGAGGCTGTTGAATTCAGTAATGATTTATCGACCTCTGACCATAAAACTGAGGCCGAGACGATTTTAGTTGACCAATCTGAGCAACCATCTCATAATGGTGAGGTAGAGGCCACTACTGACCATGAAGCTGAGAAAGAGGCAGTTCACATTGATCAATCTGAGCAACCGGTTCACAGTGGCGATGTGGAAGCTGTTGAAATCAGTCGTGACTTGTCTACTCCTGACCATAAAACTGAGAATGAGACGGTCGCCATTGACCAATCTGAGCATCCGGCTCACAGTGGAGATGGGGAGGTTGTTGAAATCAGTGGTGACTTGTCGACTGCTGATCGTAAAATTGAGAACGAGATAGTCACAGATCAATCTGAACAATCAGCTCACAATGGCGATGCGGAGGCTGTTGAAATTAGTGGTCAATCGTCGACTCCTGACCATAAAATTGAGAACGACTCAATTGTCATTGATCAATCTGAACAACCTGCTCACAATGGCGATGTCGAGGATGTTCAAATCAGTTGTGATTTGCCTTCTGCTGACCATATAACCGAGAATGAGACAGTAGCCGTTGACCAATCTGAGCAACCAGCTCATAATGCCGAGGTGGAAGCTGTTGAAATCAGTAGTGATTTGTCTACTGCTGACCACAAAACTGATAATGGGACAGAAGTCATCGTCCAATCTGAGCCACCAGCTCACATTGTTGAGGTGGAGGTTGAGGAAGACGCAAGAGCTGAAGATGTTCGTGGTAGTTTGACTACTGAGAGTGAGATGGTAGCCGTTGACTTCCCTGAGCAATCAACTTACAACGGCGAGGTGGAGGCTGTTAATGATGACAAGGTTCAGGATAAACCAGATTTGGCTggagatgaaaaagaaaatctgGAGTCTGACACTGGAGTTACAGTTGCTCAAAGTCCTGCACATCAGGAAGAGGAGAAGGAACAAGTTGAGCCTTCCAATGAGATTCCTTCTGAAGATTCACCTGGGAGTTCAACAAATGATTTGGAGCAGGATCCCACAGCAACTCCATGTGTTGAAGCCGAAATCAAGGATTTGTCTATCTCCAATGAAAGCTGTGATGTTGTACCTGCTGCTGTTCATGAACAGAATTGCATTTCAGAAGATGTTGTCCATGAAAACCCAGCTGAAGAAAATGGGCCTTCAGCTCTCGATAATGAGAAACCATTGAGCGTCTCTGAAGAGGTTCCTGTGGAAGGCTCCCAAGCGGACAATGAAGTGCATTTAGATCGTACTTTGGAAACACCTTCATGTTCTGAGGCTGATCAAACGACAGAAACAGAACCTAATGAAGGTCCTTTatctgaaaataaaggagaGGGCTCGCCTGCTGGTCTTGAGGAGAGCATTTCAGAGACCGTTGTTATTACTGACTTGGTTGATGCTTGTCAAAATACACCTGTACAAACTGACGAGTCTGTTGAAAATGCTGAAAGCTTGACATCTTCTTATGATTGCTCCAATGCACTTGTAAGTGGTGAAATCGCTCCCGATGCCATAGCAGAGAATTCTGACGTTGACAATGAAGCTTCTTTGCCTGCTGGTGATCATTCAACTTGTGATGTTGAAGATGTGAGATCAGAGACTGATACTGGAAAGTCAAATCAGGAAAGCATTGAGAttaatccaagctctcctgctAATGAAGTGAGTTTCCAGCCTGAGAATTCTTCCAATATTGAAGAGATTGTAGAATCTGAAAATTCAGACAGGATCCCTGAACGTGCTGGCAGCCAGTCTATTTCTTGGGCCGAATCAGTTGATGATGATAGCAGTTTGCCAGTGGTTGTTGCTGTTGATGTGAAGCCAGAGTCTGAAGTTGAGAATGCATCTGCTGTAAGCGAGAGAGATATGCCCGGTGTTGATGTTGCTGTTTTAGAAGGCAAGGATAGTGAAAGTGGAGTAGATAGTAATCATATTCCGGAGCATGTAGGCAACGATGTGGAATCAACATGTGAAGAAGTTGCAAGTATTGATAGAACTCAGAAGGATGAAGCCTCTACATCATTGCCAGAAGATTCTTCAGAAGGACAAAATGTTGAAGTTGAGGTGGTGAAAAAACCATTCTATTACATGATAAGAGTTCCCAGATTTGATGATGGAGACTTGAGAGAACAGATTAATGATGCTCAGTTACAAGTTGAAGAAAGGACTAAAAGTAGGGATTCATTTCGTGCTCATATTCAGACGAAAAGG GCTGCTCTTAAGGATTTCTCTGATAAAGTTCAAGCTCTCTTAAAGGAGGAGAGAGCCGCAAGAGACTTGTTTAAGTCCAAACGACAGGAAATGGATTCTGCTGTCTCAGAGATTAACAAAGTGAAGAATGCATTATCTGTTGGGGATATTGATGGCAGG ATACGCAGTATGGAACACATGATTGAACATGAAACCCTGCCTTTGAAAGAAGAGAAACAGTACATTCGAGAAATTAAGCAATTAAAGCAACATCGTGAACAGCTCTCTTCCAGCATGGGTACACAGGATGAAATTAAACAGACTTTAGACCAGAAAGACAAAATTGAAGAGCGCTTGAAG GTTTTGAGGAAAGAGTTGGATTTACTCAGAGACAAGCTTAATAAAGCTGAGGAAGCCACTCAAATTGCTAAGAAGAGTTTTAAGGATGAAAATGAGAAGTTGAACAGCATTCTATCCCAATACAGAGCTGCCGATGATGTTCGTCAAGATGCTTATGCGCATTTACAGAGTTTGAGGAAACAGCAATATGAAAAg AACAAGAATTTTTGGAGGTACAAGGATGATGCAAAGGTGGCTCTAAATTTATCATTAAATGGAGATAAGGAGCAATTGCAGCGTCTTTGCCTTGATCAG GTCGAGAGAACTATGGAACTCTGGAACAACAACGATGCTTTCAGGAGAGAATACATTAAATGGAATACCAGGAGTACAATCAGGCGGCTGAGAACATTAGATGGTCGCGCGCTCGGCCCTGATGAGGAACCACCCGTAATGCCTGAAATTGTAAACAACAGAGTGAACAAGGATAACCATGTGAAAGTGGCTTCCGTTCCAGACGTAAAACAAGATTTTCCTGTAAAAGTTGAGAAACCAGATCATAAATCAGTTGCAAAGGTTGTGGAAAGAGAGGATCGAACAGCTAAAACCAAGGCTGCTGCGAAATCTGCTATTTCTTCAGGGATTAGTCCTGTTACCATTTCAGATGAaacaaaagagaaagagaaagagaaagagaaggtgAAAGAAGAAGAGCTTCGACGAAGCAAAGAGGAAGAGGAGCTGGCTAGAAAGGCTGATGAGTTGGCCAGAAAGGCAGAGGAATTGAGAAAAGAAGAAGCAGCAGCCAAGTTAAAGCAGCTGCGTAAGTTGGAAGAGAAGGCCAAAGCTAAGGAAGCAATGGACAGGAAAAAGAAAATGGCTGAGAAAGCTCGAGTTCGGGCTGAAATTAGAGCACAGAAGGAAGCTGAAGAAAAAGAGAAG GAAAGAGAAAGGAGGgcaaagaagaaggaaagaaagaaggcaacaAATGAAACAGATGTTACGAACGAGGAAGAAGTGGACTCTGCTCCAACTTCAAGCTCGGAAGTTGCTGCTGCTACTCCTATCGAGTCTGAAACTAAGGAGAGATCTACGACAACAGCTGTGAAGAGGCCTCAGAAGGGGTCTCAATTCGTAAAGCAAAGCAGGGCCAAGTCTATGCCTCTGCCTCTTCGAAACAGAGGTAAGAGAAAAATGCAGCCATGGATGTGGGGAGCTCTTACACTCGTCGTTGTTGTTTTGGCCCTTTTTTTGGTGGGCGTTGGGGGCTTCTCCTATAAATCTTGCCTGCAATGGTTGGGTTTGTGA